The segment cgaatatataaattaattatatatttatataaatggtTAATTATGAATATTCATTATCTTGTTAATATAATCTAATGACAATCATATTAATTATACTAAATCCTTTATTTTATGAAGCTAGTTGGCTGAGCTTGGTTTTATCTTATGAGTAGTTATTATGTCCAATCTAACTGCACTTAAATAATTGAACTTTGTCTTTTGTATGAACAATCGTTTAACAAATACTCTTTGATTTGACTTAAGCATAAAAAAAGATGcaccaaaatattaattagtggAGTACCTAATTTTAGGGAGAAATTATGCGAATAAGCAAATAATACAGTTAATTAGTTAACATAATTATAGTTTAAATTAGTTATCATTCGTCATTAGTTTTTAAGCAAAATTACGCAGCGAATTTCAATGTATAAACATGAAGTTTTCAGgatttgtattacataatttgttgtgacttttatataatattattatataatataatgtgtatAACGATTTAAAGATTAGATATTTTCGTttgtttaaatttgttttttgagtttgcacaaaaataaatataaatcaattgaCACTAACCAGTTTATATAAATATGGACaaaaaatgactaaattatataaatatacgaGAATTATATAAACATACACGCGAATTATAAAACAAGGTCGTCCATAACAACTTAAATTATAACTACCGCCTATAATTATGCAGACAATAGCTAAAAagactaattaagtttattatagtgatatttgagaaattttctttaattttgctAAAAGAAGATTTTCGCGAagataaatatgataattaagtataagtagattaaacaaataatattaaagaacaAACCACATTTTTAAGTTCTTCACGATAAATTAATACACTTTGGCGCTAAATTATTTGCGTAAGCATAACTTGCTTAATGCTTATTATAACGATCAACAACTTATTGGATATTTGTTACACGTAATTCGTGATGTATCGtattatattatgaataataaattttaatccaTTAGTTATATGTCTCcaagtatgtatatatacaatataatataatatagacaaatattaaattatgaatCGGCTAGTTAGTTGAGCTTAGTTTATCTTATGATTAGTTATGATGTCCAAATTTAAGATGTAATTAactctttatttgtttttacgTGAACAACTGCCTAATAAATAATATGCGTCACgattaagaaaattaagaaaataaaaatgcacCAATCAAGCTTTCAATAATTATAATTCTTTATAAGTTAATAATGCAccctaaaataataaataggacATACTGTGACCTCATGAGTACATCAATCATAATTTTCTTACCCGTCCAtcttaataactttttttcaaataaaagaaattatctgAATATATTAACCTGATtacaaattgtatttttttaaaaatagttttttcagaaaagtgattttgaaaaaaaaaaattgcttaatCATTTGAAAagtgtgtttttttaaaataagaaattgcGTTTaactaatcttttttaaaatatgttttttagagtcaaattactATAAAGGACaagtattaattaatattaagattattttatagagataaattaatttaaacatctattacaaaaaaattaactaaatttttattttcattaaattcaaattcaaattttcaatcaatacacctttttaaaaaaggttgaaatctttaattgttttattcattttttctaatCATGCAATTGCTGTTCCCTTTTTTCTAATTCTAAAAGTTAATacgtaaaataataataataaataatgatccataaatgtaaaataaaacataaattttttttatacataaataattcaatgtctttgtaaaaaataatggaGCATTTTGTAAACAAGTGGATGTAACGCCTATATAACTTGAGAGAGTGATGCATATACCTATAAACCTTTAAGGTTCAAAGTAAAAACCCATTAATTATGAGTGATTACAAAATCCCCAAAATTAATCTCACCAAATTAGACAAGCACTCAAATTCTTGGGTACCATTATGCAATGAGGTTCGACATGCCCTTGAAGAACATGGTTATTTTATAGCACTATATGAGGATgctaataataaaatttccaaGGAAATATTTGATGTAATGGAAGAATTATTTGATCTCCCCATcgaaacaaagagaaaaaacacTTCAGACGTTTACTTCTATCGTTACAAAGGTCAATTATTAACCGCTCCTCTTCACGAAAGCTTTGGAATCCCACATCCAACTGATGTTGAAGCACTTCAAAGCTTCACCACACTTATGTGGCCACAAGGCAACCAAAGATTTTGGTATATATCACAACTAGtaaattaatttgtataaagtattttaattttaattttaattttttttttttttttgttgtaagtGAAACAATGACATCGTACATAAAGGTAGGAGCAGAAATAGAACAGTTGGTTGATAAAATGGTGTTTGAAAGCTACGGATTACCAGAAAAGCACTACGAATCTCATGTCGCAGCTACTACATACCTCCTCCGCCCCACCAAGTACAGAGCAGCACCTGCTGGGGCGGAGGACGGTATTGGCAATGTAGGTTCCAATATACATACAGATAAAGGCTTCTCAGCGGTTCTATTTCAGAATCAGATAAATGCTTTGCAAATCGAAACAAAAAGTGGGGAGTGGATTCCTATTGATGTACCTCCATCTGCATTTGTCTTCGTGGCTGGTGATGCTTATGAGGTACTACTAtgcttttttcttatttattttttcatctatcTCGTGTCTGATATccacatatattaatatatggcCAAATACATAAGCAGATTTCTAAATTTGTTGAGTTTTTTCCCTCAGGTATCTCAACTATGTCATTTTcttattgaatcattgaaccccCATAATCTGTTCCGTTTAAACAAACACTGTTGTCTGATGTGGAACCATATTCGTGAGGGGTATTGATAGAagatacatatgttgttcctgaactcattagtccaattgatagtgaaaatgttcgagaataattgtgtttCACTTAAGTGATTTGAagacattagaaaacaaatgagattAACACGGTTTGTGTTCATTCgttcaatcaaaattattacaattcgAACACAATTGGagacatttacaatagaaaagtcgatcaaaatcaaccaacagTATTTTAAAGGAATAAATTATGGGTGGTTTAATGATGAGGAAAAAAATCCAACTAATTTAAGGatctgtttatgtatttgaccttaatatatatatatatgttattaatGAGCGTAGGCATGGAGTAATGGAAGAATATATTCACCAAGACACCAAGTGTTGATGAAAGAGGATAAGCAAAGGTATACATTGGCGTTATTCACATTCAATAAAGGAATAACAGATATACCTGAGGAATTGGTGGATGAAACACATCCTTTACAATACAAGccttttgataattttgatttaGTTATGTACTACAGTACTGGTGCTAGCCCCATGGCTTATGGCACTGCTAAACCTTACTGTGGTATTAATGCTCAATAGATacctattttattataaataatatgagTTCAAACTAGTTTTACGATGAACTCTATGTGTAATTTCAACTATCTATttcaaattcaatataatataagatTGTTACATTTATTGACCTAATGCTCAGTTGAAGTGATAACTCTGTATTTTTCAACATCCAAGGGATAGAAGTGGCTAATATAGAGATAAGCTCGTATCTAAATTTTTGGGGATTGTTTAGAGGAGATTAGAATTAATTGggattgaaaagaaaaacaatctGTATAGATAAAAATGAACGTTTgcaatgtataaatattgtttATAAATATGCATACATCTCTAAGACATAGTTATacacaatatatacaaagtaatattttatttacaatattgaaacatcaaaataacaatttatataACTTTACGTTAAATTAGGGCATCTCCAACCCAatcctctattttactctccaaatatagagttATCTATTTTTTCAGACAACCAACTCCAAttcaattctctattttactctctacaaaaaaaaaaatctctcttgtcaatattatattagtatttctatttcattcttattttcatattttataatataacttttttatttttttccaaatactctatttaatttttaatgtgatataaaattatatgttattctaaatttttaaacaaCATAAATTGGAAGaaactataatataatataaaaactagggaacaaatacaaataaagtgatatacaattacataaacactaaattttcaaaatcattacTATCCATCATAAATGCTCTACTAATGCATTACGGAGTTCAAAATGagtatttttatctttaatattttttatatctagCTAAAAGTTGTTCAAATCGGAGATTTTCATCTACCACGATTTTTATAGTAGGGTTGAAGCCTCTACAACATCTTGAATTGGTGCATTGAAATCACAGTTATCCTCTATTATAATGTTGTGCAGTATAATACATGCAATCATTATATCATATAGCAAATCCTTTCTCAAAAAATGTGACGGTCCTGCAATAATTGCAAAACGTGATTGCAAAATTTCGAATACACGTTCAAAATTTTTTGGGCACGATTCTTGTTTCATCGCGAAATATCTCTTCTTTTGGGAATGAAGATCACGAATAGTTTGAACAATTGTAGATCAGCTAAGTAATAACCCATATTGTATTCTTTTCCTTGAATAACATAATGGGCGGGAGACGCAATACCACTAGcaagattgaaaaataaatgtgatgcCTCTAAAACATTAATATCGTTGTTGGTGTCAGGCAAACCAAAATAAGCATGTCGAAAGGCTAGATGGATATATCAAAGCCAAGGAATTTCGAGACaaactaatattttaataaaaaaatttagaaagtaATAGTGATCCAAATGTTCGTGATTACCTGCAACGAGAACAACAAAGAatacttaaaaaaagaaattgatagtCACAACACAATCAACCACAATCGCAACAATTTTTGGAATCATATCCTAAGTTTTTTCGAATAGTGCTAGATTTGGAAAtggaattattaaaaaattattgtgattaattaattattttgttatgcattgtattttatcttgtatttaaattattatgctatggattatattgtattgttatcttgtatttaaatttgttatattatgtattgtactgttttctttaatttaaattatcataccatgtattgtatttttaattaaatttttcattttgccattttaattttgtgtattctttataatgaaaattaataataaaataaaattttactatcgatgaaaattaaaaaaaataaaatacaattaatttgGAACTAAAGtagtatatattaaaagataatttttttaaaatatattacatttaaaaaagaattatgaatattagatattttttaacaaatgaaattatacgtaaaatatatataagtagaatgaaaacaaattaaaatatcacaatataataaatataagtatattataaagaaaaaataaaataatatattaatgaaaAGAAGAAGTTAGGTTAAAAGTCGGTTGCCAACTATAATTTCACGCACGTCACGAAACAATATccacatttgtttttcttctattattttgacttttttttatcaatcaCAAAGcagacaaaataataaaataaaaattttaaaaattcccCTTCtgatagtttttattttttcttaatcacAATTGACAagtttgatttttatgttgattagaaagtaatagaaataataataaaataataaaaaagttaaataaagagTGTGAATAATAGTTAttcaaatttgaagaattatTATTCACCTTTCTGtaaacggaaaagggcctaaaatatccttaaagtattgaaaatggtataaaattacctttcatccacctattggctccaaaatacccttcacacacacctatttggtccaaaatatccttgtcatccaccttttggttcaaagttgaccacttatttaacggttttatatttaaactatttaaatatttttaaaatacgtggcactcaactatttgttacAATTTAACTTactagtataatttataattcaatccactacccaaccattattaattaaatccctctaaattaatgaacccgtcacattattaatgcaagctactgccacttgagtgtttttaaaaattatagaagtaaattatcatacattcaagtggctaaataaaaatcaccgataaacttaaaaatctGACTATgttaatcttaattattcttacgtctcaattatgtgatgttacttcataggtaacttcttttcaaaataatatattaaaagttttaaaacaaatcatagatatttataaaattatatttaaaaaagtgcatgaattaattcgggatgtattacttctttgcctttaataaaaaatttctaattcaactttgaaagaaagtgtcctcataaataagcggctcaacctaaatttaattggggcttcgattcggactcgaataattttgaatgttattttgaggaatctataatttcatcctGTGTTTAgtacgattttgatattataattggattattaattgggtgaggtttagttagtaatgagtgggtagtgggttggtttataaattatattaataaattaaaattataatcaatagttgagcgccaagtattttaaaaaaatatttaaagagtttaattttaaaacaattaaaaaagtggtcaattttgaactcaaatgtggatgagaagggtattttggagccaataggtggataaaaagggtattttggagccaataggtggatgaaaatgacattttggagccaataggtggatgaagggtaattttgtaccattttcaatactttaagggtattttaggtccTTGTCcgctctataaatagagaatagaCCTGATTTGAAGGTGGGTTGTAGAGGACgttttttattttactctccaaatacAGAGAATGGATAGTAAAATAAAGATTGATTGGAGATAGTCTTATGTTTCATATTAAGAGACCGTTTGGATTGACTTTATAAAAAGtagcttttaagtcaaaattaaaCTATCAAATTGAAAtgactttttaaatcaaaaagatAAAACGTATGGGAGACccatttttgattttgatttattttaagtcatcTTTTAGGAAAAGTGCATAGTACCCCTCTgtctatgcctgaaatctcagagatacacttatactatactaaggtcctattactccaCTGAActtgttttataaataattttctactcctttttggcctacgttgCACTAGTTCTAAAAAAATGTTAACACATGTTGGGCCCACAAAATGGTGCCATGTAAGccgaaatattatttataaaataagttcaggaggtaataggatcttagtataatataagtgtctctgggatttcgggcataggttgaaggggtacttgtgcattatcctcATTTTTTACCTTGTCAGACacttcctaacttattttaagtcatttttgacttgttttaagttttatatatatatatatatatatatatatatatatatatatatatatatatatatatatatatatctttgtcAAACATTTTAGGAatcaaaaaatgacttaaaagtaGGTTTGATAAACTTTTAAACACCCTCTAAATATTGAACTGCTAAGGACAATGTTTTAAAGGGATGAGGCGTGAGGTCAGATGTTTTATCCAGTATAAGGCGAGACATATTCGAGACACAGGACATAAGTCTTATGGATCTACGAGTCGCAGTCTcatgtatattcaattttttaattttattactaaggaaataagtaaaaatataactttcaattatcttacaaataaattttaataattaatctataatatatagaaagaaaatattataatttttatttgaaaattgtattaataaccaataatgaagaaaaaagtattacaattattatttgagaaatatcatattatcattacaccaataataaaaaatatgatttaaagcaaaaaaatttACGCCTCAATTTCTAAAATTTACGCCCTATGAATCAACGTCTTTAATTTGCACCCTCAATAGTTTTTGTACGTCCCGCCCCAAACTCGCCCCTAATAAATGTACTAGTTATTCCATGCTGAGTATAGTGTATAACAACTAGAAATATTTACACTATTAAATATTATGAACCAACAACTAGATTGGACATTATAACTAATCATAAGACAATTAAAGCTAAGCTCAACTAATCAGCTGATTcgtaatttaataatttatttataattttatatatttaatctaACTGCACTTGATGTAAttaagtcattgtttgtttttacATTGAACAATTTCTTAATAAATTACTCTAAATAATATTCGTTTcgattaagaaaaagaaaaaagaatgcaCCAACATATTAATCAGACTACGTAATTATTAACCAGGGAAAATTTCCCGAAgatatgtatgataatttaatatGAGCAGACCAAAAGAatagtattaaaaaataacagaGAGTTTTTGCATATAGAcactcaaaataacttaattatgcttcataactatagtttgctaATTATGATTCGTACCTATAGAAGAGGAGTAAtacgagcgagattgggagagagaggagagtgagagagggcagagagtggagagaggtaaatgtatatgtatatctgtcaaatatatatatatatatatatatatatatatataattgttatacatatgtatttgtatatctagAGAGTGAAATTGAGAGAACAAGGGgagaggcgagcaagattgGAAAAAAAGAAGCGAGTGAGATAAGGCATAGAatggagagaggtgaattatattACGTATATCTGTCAAATAGTTGTATATATGTAACTAGTATAtaaatgtatttgtatatttatttagcgagattgagagaggtgACGTAACTACAACTAAATTTAAGCTTTGAGCCGTAATTAAttcaaactataattatattagttaatcaattaatatatgtttatttaagAGCATAATTGTCCTTAAAAATAACTACGTTTAAGTTGcttatgataaattaataaacatgaaactaaattatttgttgtttgaCGTCATCCTACAATAATTATCTCTTATATCTTGCTGATCAGCACcaaataaatttgtaattaaaTAAACTAGAGCTGTAATGGTCAAAGTTTGGTAATAAAATGTTctttatttaccaaaaaaactGTTCATGTTGAATCAATTCACAGTCGTACTTTCATTAATCAATTCTttataagttaataaaaaataatgcacCATAAAATAATAGATATGATTTCATGAATGAGCACATCAATCATAATTAACTTACCCGTCCGTTCATATCAAATACTTGATATTCATtactaacttttttttaaaaaaaaaaaattgtctaaatATAAAGTTTGTCCACTTGAAATTTTACAGTGGcttaaaaacaaagaaaaatgcTCAACTATACAATcaaatggttagaaaaggttTGATCTATGTAATCAATTAAAAGTTTTGCTCATCTATGTCATtgttattaacaaaaaatattagctTATTCATGCCATTTTTTCACTCCgattatgcaaaaaaaaaaatttacatccTAAACAACTTTTAGCACCtttcaattgaattttttagatCAATCTTTTTGCTTCTTCCTAAGAACTCCAAGAACACATAAAGAACATTAACAATTCTCAAATTTCTTTATGAAACCACTTCAAGTATCAATAGTAATTTCCTCCTAGGTAGatatcaaaaatcaatatcttttGAGCTCAACTCAATAAGACTCACTTGAAATTTCTCCAAAGTTTCAAAACATCAACATTTTTTAATAGTAGAATTTTCTCCACAACTTCaaatcatttgaaattttaaacaTAGACTCAAAAAATAATAGGGAACAGAGATCTAATGTCAAAAACAACtacaaaaacataaatcaaagcaattttttgaatttttaggactaatttttgtttttttggaatatttttttaaatacaatgTGAAAATTTTAGACTCTACAAATGAttttagaattttgatttttcaaaaaataaattaatgatgtCGCCGGAATTTGAGATGATTTAGtgaaaatatgaatatgttgaaaatttgagagttgtttatgtttttgatgttcttaaggaaaaagaaacaaatagaTTACAGTAGATCCAAAAACTTTATAAGTGTTAAGTTGATTTTGCAAAATCAGAATTAAAAATAAGTCTTTTCTTTAACAACATTAACATAGATGAGCCAACTTTTGAAGGATGACACAAATAAGTCTTTTGTGAAAGTTCGATGGTACATTAAAacctttttcctaaaaaaaaaataataaatacgaGTACACTTTACTTAACACTTCAGAAACGTCTATATAATTAACTTTGAAAGAGTGACATGCATTAGTATTAATCCCCCATATACCAAAGCTAGAAACATTGagcttcaaattttgaaaatgaacaaaaacaCATTAATTATGAGTGATTCCAAAATTCCCATAATTGATCTCTTCAAATTAGACGAATACTCAAATTCTTGGGTACCATTGTGCAATAACGTTCGACATGCACTTGAAGAATATGGTTATTTTATAGCACTCTATGACGATGATAAGAAGAATAAGATTTCAACAGAAATATTCGATGTAATGGAAGAATTATTTGATCTTCCCattgaaacaaagaaaaaaaacacttcTGACTTTTATTTCTATCAATGGAATGGTCTACTGAAAAAAGCTCCTCTTCATGAAAGCTTTGGGATCCCACATCCAACTGATGTTGAAGCACTACAAAGCTTCACTACACTTATGTGGCCACAAGGCAACCGCAGATTTTGGTGagacatatttcatttttccttcattttattttctccgCGAGGATTCTTAGTAGCTTAGTTAATTGATTGGTTATCTGAACTAAGAAGGCTATAATCCCCTTCCTTTTACATAACCCCCACACTGCAGCTGCATATGTCCCAACTCGCTCTGCCTCCACATGATTATGTAAGACTAAATTTCATtccttaaaataataatcaagaaaggaaaatagCAGCAAATActgatatttatatttcaataatttatgtaAAGGTTACCATGTTTGATTCTTAACCTCACAATTGTCAACTAAAgagtttttgatgaattttgccATTCTAATATGACTTagaataatatgaattataCTCATCTTGTCAACTTAATAGACTGACCGAATgtaaattgaatttatttaagTCATATAATTCCAATAATTTGACTTATTCaacctattttttaaaatccaatatgaatttatcaatGAGATTTCATTATCTACCTACTAATCCCGCCCCAAACCCACACCCATCCCATCCGGAGCTTGATACAAAAACATTTGTATAGCCGATTACAACAAGTTTGATACAGTTTCAATTTTAATAACCTCCGAGGGTTacggtatatatatatatatatatattttgcgTATGCTAGTGAAACAGTGACATCGTACGTCAAGGTAGCAGCAGAAGTAGAGCAATTGGTGGATAAAATGGTATTCGAGAGCTATGGAGTAGCAGAAAGGCACTATGAATCTCATGTTGCAGCCACTACATACCTCCTCCGCCCTATTAAGTACAGACCACCACTGCAAGGGGCGGAGGACGGGTCTGGCAATATCGGTTGCAATGCACACACGGATAAAAGCTTCTCCACACTTCTCTTTCAGAATCAAATAAATGCTTTGCAAGTTGAAACCAAAAGTGGAGAGTGGATTGACGTTGATGTCCCTCCCTCCGCCTTCGTCTTCTTGGCTGGTGATGCTTATGAGGTAAGGTTGTCATTTTGTCAGTTTCACCATCAATCTCAAATTATTTCATCGACTACTTTTTATATTCCTGCATGTAGCAAGCAACTATAAACTAGTTCTATTGTACTAGCTAACATTTCGTGGAGTTTTCTTCACTAAAattgttaattaaaattttgcaaaatgtTGCTTTTTCCGGTGGAGTAAATCGCTGCTGTTCCAGCGATTTTGccattttggttaatataaaattttatataccgttttgaattttttgttaatatctCCGGACTCCTTGATTATGCCCCATAGGGCCTATTCAAGAAAGCCACTCCCTATCAAAAGAAAATAGGCAGAGCTCAAAACTGAGACATCTTGTTACAGGCCACTGCACCACATCCTTTGGTGCATCAAAGTTCACACATCATTCAGTTATTTAATGCGACAAAAAGTAAGTAATTTTGTTTGTGGAAGTAGGCATGGAGCAATGGAAGAATATATGCAGCAAGGCACCAAGTGTTGATGAAAGAGGATAAGGAAAGGTATACATTGGCGTTATTCACATTCAACAAAGGAATAACAGAAATACCTGAGGAATTAGTGGATGAAACACATCCTATACAATACAAGCCTTTTGATAATTTTGGATTAGCTTGGTACTACCTCTCAGGTGCTAGCTCCATGGCTCATGGCACTGCTAAACCTTACTGTGGAATTAATGCTACGTAACTTCAATTTCATGTTCTTACAATTAAGATTTCATAGTCtggaaattgaattattaaggaaataaaagacaaaACTATGTAACAAGTGAGTGGgacttcaattatatataaatcCATCCGGTCAACTTCTCTACTTAGTTCACTCAAACTACCAATcgtttaattttcaaaaaaatgaactAGTTCTCTAAAGATTAAAACTAAATGTTCTCTAGATCTCATGACCCTGTCCACTGGCAAGTGTCAAGGGAGAAGAAAATACTAATTCACACCAGTGTTTTGCACCAAACCAAATTAATTTTAGCATAGTTAAGCGATAAGTTACAAATATTGACAAGGTAACCTAGTATGGCTGAGTTGTACAAACAACTTCTAGATACCAAACCATTGATTAGATTGTTTAAGGAGGTTTCTACATCAAATTGTCATTGCTTACCTCACGTCCTGATCAAAGGCCAACTTCATGCTGCATGAGGTCAATCTGCACTAATGAGACTGTTCCCTGATGTTGTCCAATTGCTGATGGAACACCGATGGTATCCATCTCTTAGCTCTGAGATGCACGTCGGAAATAATACCTGCACACGTGAAATATAATGAATCATGCTTATGGAAACTGACGACGAATGTTTATTCTTGGTTTAGAGTTATAATAGTTAATATTTCACACTAGAGCCAACTCAGAAAGAGGATTTTAGTTTTTCTCTTTCCCCTTTGGAGAAGCAGTAAACTACAAAGCCCTATATATTGGGCAtgctaaagaaaaaatattcaaaggTATCAATAATACAAAAACTAGTACGACAACCAACTTTTATGAAGCATGCTTGCACACATACAAACAGGACTACATTTGTGCCACAAACAACAGAGGAActtacacaaaaatatttatgccATGGAGAGCAGCATACTTCCGCAGCAGACGTTCAATTGTATACCATTCTGACCTGTCAGAACCATCCTGATAACCGATTCTTGGCATGTGGATCGATGCTTGAAATATCAAAAAGTATAAAATAGA is part of the Solanum lycopersicum chromosome 1, SLM_r2.1 genome and harbors:
- the LOC101264253 gene encoding deoxypodophyllotoxin synthase: MSDYKIPKINLTKLDKHSNSWVPLCNEVRHALEEHGYFIALYEDANNKISKEIFDVMEELFDLPIETKRKNTSDVYFYRYKGQLLTAPLHESFGIPHPTDVEALQSFTTLMWPQGNQRFCETMTSYIKVGAEIEQLVDKMVFESYGLPEKHYESHVAATTYLLRPTKYRAAPAGAEDGIGNVGSNIHTDKGFSAVLFQNQINALQIETKSGEWIPIDVPPSAFVFVAGDAYEAWSNGRIYSPRHQVLMKEDKQRYTLALFTFNKGITDIPEELVDETHPLQYKPFDNFDLVMYYSTGASPMAYGTAKPYCGINAQ
- the LOC101264554 gene encoding deoxypodophyllotoxin synthase, producing the protein MNKNTLIMSDSKIPIIDLFKLDEYSNSWVPLCNNVRHALEEYGYFIALYDDDKKNKISTEIFDVMEELFDLPIETKKKNTSDFYFYQWNGLLKKAPLHESFGIPHPTDVEALQSFTTLMWPQGNRRFCETVTSYVKVAAEVEQLVDKMVFESYGVAERHYESHVAATTYLLRPIKYRPPLQGAEDGSGNIGCNAHTDKSFSTLLFQNQINALQVETKSGEWIDVDVPPSAFVFLAGDAYEAWSNGRIYAARHQVLMKEDKERYTLALFTFNKGITEIPEELVDETHPIQYKPFDNFGLAWYYLSGASSMAHGTAKPYCGINAT